One genomic region from Sphingobacterium sp. UGAL515B_05 encodes:
- a CDS encoding nuclear transport factor 2 family protein, whose amino-acid sequence MAAEEPGAKATKTNVNLSTADLALDRYVAVTTEGESAGVEQLFAADFNQKIQATNAKSHSREAVVKSLKKQKGEKLNCTVNTDIVEESADYMVAKVTLKFENFTKTDLVTLEREGNDWKVSKSINSYR is encoded by the coding sequence ATGGCAGCTGAAGAGCCTGGGGCAAAAGCAACAAAAACAAACGTTAACCTTTCCACAGCAGACTTGGCACTTGATCGCTATGTTGCGGTAACTACGGAGGGAGAATCAGCAGGAGTAGAACAATTGTTCGCTGCTGATTTCAATCAAAAAATCCAAGCAACAAATGCGAAGTCTCACAGCCGCGAAGCTGTGGTTAAATCCTTGAAAAAACAAAAAGGCGAAAAGCTGAACTGTACAGTGAACACGGATATTGTAGAAGAATCCGCAGACTATATGGTCGCTAAGGTCACTTTGAAATTTGAAAACTTCACCAAAACAGACTTAGTTACTTTGGAGCGTGAGGGCAATGACTGGAAAGTCTCCAAATCAATCAATTCATATAGATAA
- a CDS encoding suppressor of fused domain protein, giving the protein MDTVLYHQKLLEHYTCNWGQEYNVLTWSKGPYKDLGDHFRVLEFPPTTERNMWAYATIGMSGLHDEFALELHIFSGEQDETLVELLIVVAHYHRFGASLGHWHTINWGRGWRMDSPCSYGLISLPYLDGPKLEILTLDNNKSVHFYWLLPITEEEVAFKKENGAEKLEGIFEERGLNYLDPFRNTLV; this is encoded by the coding sequence ATGGATACAGTCTTATATCATCAAAAGCTTTTAGAACACTATACCTGTAATTGGGGGCAGGAATATAACGTCTTGACTTGGTCAAAAGGCCCCTATAAGGATCTAGGCGATCACTTTAGGGTGCTGGAATTTCCGCCTACAACCGAACGGAACATGTGGGCTTATGCTACTATAGGTATGTCTGGCTTGCATGATGAATTTGCCCTCGAACTGCACATTTTTTCTGGTGAGCAAGATGAAACATTGGTTGAATTATTAATAGTCGTAGCACATTATCATAGATTTGGCGCAAGTTTGGGACATTGGCATACCATCAACTGGGGAAGAGGATGGCGCATGGATTCTCCCTGTTCTTATGGCCTTATTTCGCTGCCTTATCTCGACGGACCCAAACTCGAAATTCTTACCCTTGATAACAATAAATCAGTCCATTTCTATTGGTTGCTGCCTATTACCGAGGAGGAAGTAGCTTTTAAAAAGGAAAATGGTGCCGAAAAGCTTGAGGGAATATTTGAAGAACGGGGATTAAATTATTTAGATCCTTTCAGGAACACGTTGGTTTGA
- a CDS encoding DUF6088 family protein, with protein MYKLDNLRKSIRKGLVYRREDLAKSSKSIDRDLANLVQEGSLKKLAQGLYYAPKKTAFGDSVPEEREVIKKYLKDDDFLITSPNYYNSLGLGTTQLYNSKKVYNHKKHEDVKLGNKVYQFRRKSKFPKQLSSEYLVIDLLNNIKSLEEDEQTLVDNLKSKVPHFNRALLKKNADKYGSIKAKKIINKLE; from the coding sequence ATGTATAAGCTGGATAATTTAAGGAAATCAATACGAAAAGGGCTGGTATATCGTAGAGAGGATTTAGCAAAATCTTCAAAATCGATAGATCGTGATTTAGCGAACTTAGTACAAGAAGGTAGTCTTAAAAAATTAGCTCAAGGCCTATACTATGCGCCTAAAAAAACAGCTTTTGGAGATTCTGTACCTGAGGAGAGAGAGGTAATAAAAAAATATTTAAAAGATGATGATTTTTTGATAACATCACCCAATTATTACAATTCATTGGGATTGGGAACAACACAACTGTATAATAGCAAAAAGGTTTACAATCATAAAAAACATGAAGATGTCAAACTTGGCAATAAGGTTTATCAATTTAGGCGTAAGTCTAAATTCCCCAAGCAACTGTCATCTGAGTACTTAGTTATCGATTTATTAAATAATATAAAAAGCTTGGAAGAAGACGAGCAAACTTTAGTAGATAATCTAAAGTCAAAAGTACCACACTTTAACAGAGCGCTTCTTAAAAAAAATGCTGATAAATATGGTTCTATAAAAGCTAAAAAAATAATAAATAAATTAGAATAG
- a CDS encoding nucleotidyl transferase AbiEii/AbiGii toxin family protein, which produces MHCLYGLQRLGFHFELKGGTSLSKAYKIIDRFSEDIDIHIHPGATLGINENPKNTNANNVAKRLALLFRSNKCYIINMAISIRLSTSHKTYFNAPIFYGYIR; this is translated from the coding sequence ATGCATTGCCTTTACGGACTTCAAAGATTAGGCTTTCATTTTGAGTTAAAAGGTGGCACGTCTCTATCAAAAGCATATAAAATAATTGATAGGTTTTCAGAGGATATTGACATCCACATCCACCCTGGCGCAACATTAGGGATAAATGAAAATCCTAAAAATACCAATGCAAACAATGTTGCCAAAAGGCTAGCTTTGTTATTTAGATCGAATAAGTGTTACATCATCAATATGGCAATAAGCATTCGCCTTTCCACTAGCCATAAAACCTATTTCAACGCACCCATTTTTTATGGATATATTCGCTAA
- a CDS encoding family 43 glycosylhydrolase gives MITLSKHILFSFILCLLFSQLQGQSDPTTGFLKIKNDIFWDTQDGQPIYSQGGGIFSFRDPEDGQTKYFWYGAKYQESEKYRNDPSVTPERDNFVSVTCYVSKDLVNWTSQGDVLTLDELNKNSIQTRWAGRLGVAYIKEIAKYALFIQHNDQLLVTLSDRPNGPFKWHQRINMTGMIGTSNTGDQTVFTDEDTGKSYLVYSYGRGRNKIYISEIGIKDGKVGLLDCNMIFKGEGREGNCMFKYNGKYYLFASNLYGWDSSFAYYSVSDHIYGPYTPTNEMLIMEGSEADYAHVTQTGFFVTLKGAKKQTVIYCGDRWANFAGNGLGYNQWCPLSFDGQKPIFNSLSSWSLHPTTGEWQVNGDNNYVKNGSFEADRRHIPSPVKPVQEQLLGWQTTIIKGNILSVSDSLSPVLNYFNTAEDRKQVIGEKSLQINDKIDFKRKVSQIIQSSQHMKLADGKYTLSAKFKRGSGFEDLYMYALSNGKTYKQKLSKADQHWGNITLANISIKNGCVEIGFMASGKANAYCHIDDVTLIRSK, from the coding sequence ATGATCACCTTATCTAAACACATCTTATTTTCTTTTATACTTTGCCTGTTATTTTCACAGTTGCAAGGCCAGTCAGATCCTACAACAGGATTTTTGAAAATTAAAAATGATATTTTTTGGGATACCCAAGATGGACAGCCTATATATAGCCAAGGAGGAGGTATTTTTTCTTTCAGAGATCCTGAAGATGGGCAGACTAAATATTTTTGGTATGGAGCAAAATATCAAGAATCTGAAAAATACCGAAATGATCCCAGTGTTACTCCTGAACGCGACAATTTTGTTTCTGTAACGTGTTATGTGTCTAAGGATCTCGTAAACTGGACCTCTCAGGGAGATGTACTGACTCTTGATGAACTTAATAAAAATTCTATCCAGACGCGCTGGGCAGGACGTCTAGGTGTTGCATACATCAAGGAAATAGCCAAGTATGCGTTGTTCATCCAGCACAATGATCAATTATTGGTTACCTTATCAGACCGTCCCAATGGCCCATTTAAATGGCACCAGCGTATCAATATGACGGGTATGATAGGCACAAGCAACACCGGAGATCAAACGGTATTCACCGATGAGGATACCGGAAAGTCTTACCTGGTGTATTCCTACGGAAGAGGAAGAAACAAGATTTACATCTCAGAAATTGGTATCAAGGACGGTAAGGTAGGGCTATTGGATTGTAATATGATATTTAAAGGGGAGGGAAGAGAGGGGAATTGTATGTTCAAATATAATGGAAAATACTATTTATTTGCCTCCAACTTATATGGCTGGGATTCCTCTTTTGCCTATTACTCCGTTTCAGATCATATTTATGGTCCATATACGCCAACGAATGAAATGCTGATCATGGAAGGTTCAGAGGCAGATTATGCCCATGTTACGCAAACCGGATTTTTTGTGACGCTAAAAGGGGCCAAAAAGCAGACGGTTATTTATTGTGGCGACAGATGGGCTAATTTTGCGGGCAATGGTCTAGGATATAACCAGTGGTGTCCCCTTTCCTTTGATGGCCAAAAGCCTATTTTTAATTCGTTAAGTTCATGGAGTCTTCATCCAACAACAGGAGAATGGCAGGTGAACGGTGACAATAATTATGTTAAGAACGGGAGTTTCGAGGCCGATAGAAGACATATACCAAGTCCGGTAAAGCCTGTTCAGGAACAGTTATTAGGATGGCAAACTACGATCATTAAAGGAAATATACTCTCTGTAAGCGATTCTTTATCGCCCGTGCTTAATTATTTCAATACAGCCGAGGATAGAAAGCAGGTAATTGGAGAAAAGAGTTTGCAGATTAACGATAAAATAGATTTTAAGCGTAAAGTCTCACAGATTATTCAGTCTAGCCAGCATATGAAACTAGCGGATGGAAAATATACTTTATCTGCAAAATTTAAACGTGGCAGCGGATTTGAGGATTTATATATGTATGCTTTAAGTAATGGTAAAACGTATAAACAGAAACTGAGCAAAGCGGATCAGCATTGGGGTAATATTACTTTAGCGAATATATCCATAAAAAATGGGTGCGTTGAAATAGGTTTTATGGCTAGTGGAAAGGCGAATGCTTATTGCCATATTGATGATGTAACACTTATTCGATCTAAATAA
- a CDS encoding TonB-dependent receptor domain-containing protein, producing MRTLLLLTIFFISLHAKSQNLYSGTIVDQQSLQGLEGVSIKIIGPVDDQSSKVLMSARDGSFVLKDIHAGGYKMILTAIGYKSSVREIVIPNISSKVDTTFLVKNELILDEVQVTGTKKLLNYKTDRVVLNLDGADIAQGNDVMAILGMSPYVQVANNQIKVQGKTNIAVFLDKQRIPETSLQMVLSTLSGDKIERIEIITAPSSKYDGNTSAVIEIYTKKKKTKGIIGSIEGSLFKGIKAGGSGGLTASINLGKIYFEADANHNTKKMIEKGYQNRSLIKDSKEIGVLNQDIDFSDNNYNSGSYSAGMGYQPTDNDKLALTFRRNYNKYDGLGNVFITKSENGNLSKIDSKNDIRYDINNYTFGTNYSRTLDTLDSRIQFSGDVLIYENEKNQKLKEIIEGGTQYTFNNTYSKFNAKTFAIDFDKNYKKLKYSVGTKYVHTQSDNTQLFNQVSKTDSLESRFNESIFALYLSGEYKFSDKVNLSLGLRGENTDYQLSLQQELKRNYFHLLPKVRFDYLLNESYTFSAGYARNINRPSYAKLIPYEFIIDNYTVSRGNSKLIPEVNHELFINASIKETNLTLNYIITNNSLNDYYLYNPETYKYTLTTDNFYNKYQWTLSLSRSFNFVKFWNSNLYLEGNHLKFNYPGLQSGEIKSKSKYYGNLSFYNSFAVAKGWNVEAVFFGSTAFLDGLYTIGAFSNTTLGVRKSLFGKKAFIKLSVSDLFYDANVKVKTEDLPAISQSYLKRDTRKVTLSFKYNFSAGAKSKSKSLENDGNKTLKERLGM from the coding sequence ATGAGGACACTGTTGCTGCTAACTATTTTCTTTATATCACTACATGCCAAAAGCCAAAACCTATATTCTGGTACTATTGTAGATCAACAATCATTACAAGGTTTAGAAGGGGTATCTATAAAGATTATCGGCCCTGTCGACGACCAGTCAAGTAAAGTGTTGATGTCTGCTCGTGATGGTTCATTTGTGCTCAAAGATATTCATGCTGGAGGGTATAAAATGATACTAACTGCGATCGGGTACAAAAGTTCTGTGCGTGAAATTGTTATTCCCAACATCTCCTCTAAAGTTGACACGACTTTTCTAGTTAAAAATGAGCTCATCCTTGATGAGGTCCAGGTGACTGGGACAAAAAAATTATTAAATTATAAAACGGATCGTGTGGTACTGAATCTGGACGGGGCTGATATAGCTCAGGGCAATGATGTTATGGCTATATTAGGCATGAGCCCCTATGTACAGGTTGCCAATAATCAAATTAAAGTTCAAGGTAAAACCAATATCGCTGTTTTTCTTGATAAGCAACGTATACCAGAAACTTCTTTGCAAATGGTATTGTCTACGTTGTCAGGTGACAAAATTGAGCGAATAGAAATTATCACGGCACCTTCATCTAAATATGATGGAAATACTTCGGCTGTTATTGAAATCTATACCAAAAAGAAAAAAACGAAAGGTATTATTGGTTCAATAGAAGGAAGTTTATTTAAAGGTATAAAAGCTGGGGGAAGTGGTGGTTTAACGGCCAGTATAAATCTTGGGAAAATTTATTTTGAAGCCGATGCAAATCATAATACCAAAAAAATGATCGAAAAAGGTTATCAAAATAGATCACTTATAAAGGATTCGAAAGAAATCGGAGTGTTAAATCAAGATATAGACTTTTCAGATAATAACTATAATTCCGGATCATATTCAGCTGGTATGGGATATCAGCCAACTGATAATGATAAATTGGCGCTTACTTTTAGAAGAAATTACAATAAATACGATGGTCTAGGGAATGTTTTCATTACTAAAAGCGAAAATGGTAATTTGTCAAAAATAGATAGCAAAAATGATATCAGATATGATATCAACAATTATACGTTTGGTACCAATTATAGTCGAACGCTAGATACCTTGGATTCACGGATTCAGTTTTCTGGAGATGTCTTAATATATGAAAATGAAAAAAATCAAAAACTGAAAGAAATTATCGAAGGCGGGACTCAATATACCTTTAATAATACATATTCCAAGTTTAATGCAAAGACATTTGCCATAGATTTTGACAAGAACTATAAAAAACTTAAGTATAGTGTCGGAACCAAATATGTTCACACGCAGAGTGATAATACACAGTTGTTTAATCAGGTAAGTAAAACTGATAGCTTGGAAAGTCGTTTTAATGAATCCATTTTTGCCCTTTATCTTTCTGGTGAATATAAATTTTCAGACAAGGTCAATCTTAGTTTAGGATTAAGGGGTGAAAATACAGACTATCAGCTTTCTCTTCAGCAGGAACTCAAAAGAAACTACTTCCATCTTTTACCTAAAGTAAGATTTGATTATTTGCTCAATGAAAGTTATACTTTCTCTGCGGGTTATGCAAGAAATATAAATAGACCTTCATACGCCAAATTGATACCATATGAATTTATCATAGACAATTATACGGTTAGTCGTGGAAATTCAAAATTAATTCCGGAAGTTAATCATGAGCTTTTTATAAATGCCAGTATAAAGGAAACTAATCTTACATTAAACTATATCATTACAAATAATAGTTTGAACGATTATTATCTATATAATCCTGAAACCTATAAATATACCCTTACCACAGACAATTTTTATAATAAATATCAATGGACATTGAGTCTCTCTCGTTCTTTCAATTTTGTGAAATTTTGGAATTCCAATCTCTATTTAGAAGGTAATCATCTAAAGTTCAATTACCCTGGACTGCAGAGCGGGGAAATCAAAAGTAAGTCGAAGTATTATGGGAATTTAAGTTTCTATAATAGTTTTGCGGTAGCTAAAGGATGGAATGTTGAGGCTGTATTTTTTGGAAGTACTGCTTTCTTGGATGGACTTTATACCATAGGTGCTTTTTCAAACACGACTTTGGGGGTTCGAAAATCTCTTTTTGGCAAAAAGGCATTTATTAAATTATCTGTGTCAGACCTTTTCTATGATGCTAATGTAAAAGTAAAGACAGAAGACCTGCCAGCGATATCTCAGAGTTATCTCAAAAGAGATACGAGAAAAGTTACCCTTAGTTTTAAATACAATTTTTCTGCGGGGGCTAAGTCAAAAAGTAAAAGTTTAGAAAACGATGGGAACAAAACGTTAAAAGAAAGACTCGGAATGTAA
- a CDS encoding LytTR family DNA-binding domain-containing protein, with translation MNTCIIIDDEHHIVELLAGYVNKTAHLELKKTFNNPLQALEYLDKNEDIDLVFIDINMEELSGLEFVRIKNGQHKFIMVTAFEEYAVQGFENDIVDYLLKPVTFERFMTAVGKFNRRNNVGSTSTPKLVKDFLFVKGDQKGKYLKVKLNEVLYIEGLKNYVSISFLNNKLTTLMNMKDLELTLMNSGFIRIHRSFIVSISKIATFNGGHLKLEGSDRLFPIGESYKEHLMKVLEI, from the coding sequence ATGAATACTTGTATTATAATTGATGATGAACATCATATTGTTGAATTACTAGCTGGTTATGTCAATAAGACGGCCCATCTTGAACTGAAGAAAACCTTTAATAATCCTTTGCAGGCTCTGGAATATCTGGATAAAAATGAAGATATAGATTTGGTCTTTATCGATATCAATATGGAGGAGCTCTCGGGGCTCGAGTTTGTCAGGATAAAGAATGGACAGCATAAATTTATTATGGTCACTGCATTTGAAGAGTATGCGGTTCAAGGATTTGAAAATGATATCGTGGATTACTTGCTGAAGCCGGTTACCTTTGAAAGATTTATGACTGCTGTGGGTAAATTCAATAGAAGGAATAATGTCGGCAGTACAAGTACGCCAAAACTCGTTAAGGACTTTTTGTTTGTCAAAGGCGATCAGAAGGGCAAGTATCTAAAAGTAAAGCTCAATGAGGTGCTTTATATAGAAGGATTAAAAAATTATGTGTCAATATCCTTTTTGAATAACAAATTGACAACATTAATGAATATGAAAGATCTCGAGCTTACTTTAATGAATTCAGGTTTTATCAGAATTCATCGTTCCTTTATTGTTTCAATCTCAAAGATAGCAACATTCAATGGCGGGCATCTGAAATTGGAAGGATCAGATCGCCTGTTCCCTATCGGGGAATCCTATAAAGAACACCTGATGAAAGTTCTCGAAATTTAG
- a CDS encoding sensor histidine kinase yields MSIDKFRMKKQFEPIKVQLILWTLYFLLKLVLLYILESDFYFIDFFLSHVLLALFFYINSAYVLKYCKVNLFKTVYLSIACLALYLILRYLIKIPFINFLYGIKQGFQLKLFIIESGYLYFQLYLVSFGYWTIKRSASILQKVEKEKSEILIEKQSKEILTARMELDFLKAQINPHFLYNTLSFLYGKSVNNSPELAEAIYLLSNIMRYSLSTTEGENHYVRLSKELEHIENLIKIYKIRFNNQIYVKLSYDPLLKDVEVIPLIFITVIENAFKYGILHDPNKPIAISFKIEENYLYFTCINHVPVTPRKYNESSGIGLKNTIRRLTIYYKDRFEHKNYVEGDRYIFEVLLRI; encoded by the coding sequence ATGAGTATTGATAAATTTCGAATGAAAAAACAATTTGAACCGATCAAAGTCCAACTTATTCTTTGGACTTTATATTTTTTATTGAAATTAGTGTTATTATATATTCTTGAGAGTGATTTTTATTTTATTGATTTTTTTCTATCTCATGTACTGCTGGCATTGTTTTTCTATATAAATTCTGCTTATGTCCTTAAATATTGTAAAGTAAATTTATTCAAAACTGTTTATCTATCTATTGCCTGTTTAGCGTTATATCTCATCTTGCGCTATCTAATTAAAATCCCTTTTATTAATTTTTTATATGGTATAAAACAGGGATTTCAATTAAAACTATTTATTATCGAATCAGGATATCTGTATTTTCAGTTATATCTCGTCTCATTTGGGTACTGGACTATTAAAAGAAGTGCCAGCATACTACAAAAAGTAGAAAAAGAAAAAAGCGAAATTCTCATTGAAAAGCAGAGTAAAGAGATTCTAACGGCAAGGATGGAACTGGATTTTCTTAAAGCCCAAATTAATCCACATTTTCTTTATAATACGTTAAGCTTCCTATATGGTAAATCGGTCAACAACTCGCCTGAGCTTGCTGAGGCAATTTATTTGCTTTCTAATATCATGCGTTATTCGTTATCAACAACTGAAGGGGAAAATCATTATGTACGGTTATCAAAGGAACTTGAACATATCGAAAATTTAATTAAAATTTATAAAATCAGATTCAACAACCAGATTTATGTAAAATTGAGTTATGACCCATTATTAAAAGATGTTGAAGTTATTCCTTTAATTTTCATTACTGTAATAGAAAATGCTTTTAAGTATGGTATACTGCATGATCCAAACAAACCTATTGCTATATCTTTTAAAATAGAAGAAAATTATTTATATTTCACTTGCATTAACCATGTTCCGGTTACACCTAGAAAATATAATGAAAGTTCGGGAATAGGATTAAAGAATACAATTCGAAGACTTACTATATATTACAAAGACAGGTTTGAGCATAAAAATTATGTAGAGGGGGACAGGTATATTTTTGAAGTATTATTAAGGATTTGA
- a CDS encoding peptidase domain-containing ABC transporter, translating to MLFRQFPHFIQKDVMDCGPTCLKIIACFYGKKMDINYLRDVSGTNRMGSTIGGLRNAAIKIGFESDAIKISFQDLITEDLGPCIIYWQQKHFVVLYKITSKYMYISDPAAGLIRYKHAEFKRYFSDEGEGILLLLEPNENFKDFIEGIETRSSVSFDHVFDTLFQYKKTIFVLILALVLTSLMQMTLPFINQKIIDIGIIGKSFSFIYLMLLGQIFLFFGKTLIEVIRTRVLIHLSTRVNLNLISAFFYKLTKLPLKFFDSKLAGDILQRILDHQRVDSFITSGLLNIVFTFLAFFIFGGVLFYYNPFIFLIFLVGSILHFSWISLFIKKRALIDYKRFNQLSTNQDKNIELIYGMQEIKLHNAENCKISQWQKLQVELFKINLTSIELKQHQITGAALINELKNIFITFMAARLVLNQELTLGMMLSISFIIGQLNGAVVQIVEFIQTYQEAKMSMDRINDIHHYEDESQLESDNVDIAKANDIILKDVSFSYDGKKNVLNKINLTIPSNKITAIVGTSGSGKTTLLKLLLKFYKPTMGTIMIEDLNINSISNHSWRKICGTVMQEGFIFTDSIRNNIVVHEAEIDYQRLEDAVKIANIHDFIHSLPMGYETILGTNGIGISTGQKQRILIARAVYKNPDYLFFDEATSALDANNEKKITENLDNYFEGKTVLVIAHRLSTVKNADQIIVMKDGQIVETGTHQELTKQKTEYFQLVKNQLELGA from the coding sequence ATGTTGTTTAGGCAGTTCCCCCATTTTATTCAGAAAGATGTGATGGATTGTGGTCCAACATGTCTAAAAATCATCGCTTGTTTCTATGGAAAGAAGATGGACATCAATTACTTGAGAGATGTCTCCGGGACCAATCGTATGGGGAGTACAATCGGTGGATTAAGGAATGCTGCCATTAAAATCGGTTTTGAGTCTGATGCCATTAAAATCAGCTTCCAGGATCTAATAACAGAAGATTTAGGACCCTGTATTATATATTGGCAACAAAAGCATTTTGTCGTGCTATATAAGATCACTTCAAAATATATGTATATATCAGATCCTGCAGCGGGCCTGATCAGGTATAAACATGCCGAATTTAAAAGATATTTCAGCGATGAAGGCGAAGGAATCTTACTCTTATTAGAACCGAATGAGAACTTTAAAGATTTTATCGAAGGGATTGAAACCAGAAGTTCTGTAAGTTTCGACCATGTATTTGATACCCTTTTTCAGTATAAGAAAACAATATTTGTATTGATTTTGGCGCTGGTACTTACAAGTTTGATGCAAATGACCTTGCCTTTTATCAATCAAAAAATAATCGATATTGGGATCATTGGGAAGTCTTTTTCTTTTATTTACTTGATGCTTCTGGGACAGATTTTTCTATTCTTCGGCAAGACCCTCATTGAAGTCATACGAACCAGGGTACTTATTCATCTCAGTACACGAGTCAATCTAAATCTTATTTCGGCCTTTTTTTACAAATTGACGAAATTACCGCTCAAGTTTTTCGATTCGAAATTAGCGGGTGATATTCTTCAACGAATATTGGATCATCAAAGGGTTGATAGTTTTATTACGAGTGGATTACTAAATATTGTATTTACATTTTTAGCCTTTTTTATTTTTGGAGGAGTTCTGTTTTACTATAATCCTTTTATATTTCTAATTTTTCTTGTTGGAAGCATCTTGCATTTTTCATGGATCAGTCTTTTTATTAAAAAACGCGCATTAATAGATTATAAAAGATTTAACCAGCTATCAACAAATCAGGATAAAAATATTGAGCTGATTTATGGAATGCAGGAAATTAAGCTTCACAATGCCGAAAACTGCAAGATTTCTCAGTGGCAGAAATTGCAGGTTGAATTATTCAAAATCAATTTGACTAGCATAGAGCTCAAACAGCATCAGATTACCGGCGCCGCCCTGATCAATGAGCTTAAAAATATCTTTATTACGTTCATGGCTGCACGATTGGTTTTGAATCAGGAATTGACCTTGGGAATGATGCTTTCAATTTCTTTTATTATAGGTCAATTAAATGGGGCGGTTGTACAGATCGTTGAGTTTATCCAAACGTATCAGGAAGCGAAAATGAGTATGGATAGGATTAATGATATACATCATTACGAGGATGAAAGCCAATTGGAATCCGATAATGTCGACATAGCAAAAGCGAATGATATCATCCTTAAAGATGTCTCATTCTCTTATGATGGCAAAAAAAACGTATTGAATAAGATAAATCTAACCATACCTTCAAATAAGATTACTGCGATCGTTGGTACCAGTGGGAGTGGGAAAACAACGCTGTTAAAACTGCTTTTGAAATTCTATAAGCCCACGATGGGCACAATCATGATTGAAGACCTAAATATCAATTCTATTTCAAATCATTCATGGCGGAAAATATGTGGAACTGTGATGCAGGAAGGGTTTATTTTTACAGATAGCATTAGAAATAATATCGTGGTCCATGAAGCGGAGATAGATTACCAAAGATTGGAAGATGCTGTGAAAATTGCTAATATCCATGATTTTATCCATTCATTACCAATGGGGTACGAGACAATATTGGGGACAAATGGAATCGGGATCAGCACAGGACAGAAACAGCGTATTCTAATTGCGAGAGCTGTTTATAAAAACCCGGACTATCTTTTTTTTGATGAGGCAACAAGTGCTCTTGATGCTAATAATGAGAAAAAGATCACCGAAAACTTGGATAATTATTTCGAAGGGAAGACAGTTCTTGTTATTGCACATAGGTTAAGTACAGTAAAAAACGCTGATCAGATTATTGTGATGAAGGACGGCCAGATCGTAGAAACTGGCACCCACCAGGAACTTACAAAACAAAAGACTGAATATTTTCAATTAGTAAAAAATCAATTAGAACTAGGTGCATAA